Within the Tautonia marina genome, the region CGACGGCGACGGCCGATGGACCTCGACGCCTGACCCGAATGGCTTCGGCTGCCTGCTGGCTCATCGTCGGCTGTCGATCCTCGACCTCTCCGACGCGGCCGATCAGCCGATGATCGACCCTCGATCCGGCTCGGCCCTCGTCTTCAACGGCGAGCTGTACAACTTCCGGAGCCTCCGGGACGACCTGAGGGCCGAGGGACAGACGTTCCGATCGACCGGGGATACCGAGGTCCTGCTCCAGCTCCTGAGCCTCCGAGGGGCGTTGGCCGTTCCCTCGTTGCGGGGGATGTTCGCCTTCGCCTGGTGGGATGAGCCGACCCGCCGCCTGACCCTGGCCCGTGACCCGCTCGGGATCAAGCCATTGTACGTCGCCCGGAATCCCGACCGAGGCCCCGACGCCGCCTGGTCGCTGGCCTTTGCCTCGGAAGTCCGCGCCCTGCTGGCCTCGGGTCTTTTGGGAAAGCCCCGGCTCGATCCGGTGGCCGCGGCCTGCTACCTTTGGAACGGCTTCATCCCCGGCCCAGTCACAGCGGTTCAGGGGGTCGAGTCGCTCCGACCGGGAGCGGTTCGAATCGTCGACGCCGGCGGGAAGACCATCCAATCGGATCGATGCTGGTCGATCCCTCGACCGGACCCCGGATCCGGGTCGGCCAACGGTTCGCACGAGGCGATCGACCACTCCCTGAGCGAGGCCCTGCGCGATTCGATCGGCCTGCATCTGGTCAGCGATGTTCCGCTGGGGGTCTTCCTGTCGAGCGGGGTCGATTCCGGAGCGGTGGCCAACCTCGCGCAACGGTCGTCCGACCGGCCCTTGCAGACCTTCACGCTGGCCTTCGAGGAAGGGGAACTGAGCGAGGCCCCCTTCTCCCGGGCGATTGCCAAAGCGATCGGCTCGGAGCATCACGAGGTCGTCCTGAGCGAATCGCGGTTCGTGGCCGACCTGCCCCGGGCACTCGACGCGATCGACCAACCGACGTTTGATGCTCTGAACACGTATTTCATGGCCACGGCTGTTCGAGAGGCCGGCTTGACCGTGGCCCTGGTCGGGACGGGAGGGGATGAGCTGTTCGGCGGTTACGATAGTTTCCGGGTCTTGCCGACGCTTTGCCAGTGGTCCCGGCGATCGCGAGGAGTGCCGCCTCGGCTCAA harbors:
- the asnB gene encoding asparagine synthase (glutamine-hydrolyzing) yields the protein MCGIAGILGRIDDRNREALDRMASAMAHRGPDGDGRWTSTPDPNGFGCLLAHRRLSILDLSDAADQPMIDPRSGSALVFNGELYNFRSLRDDLRAEGQTFRSTGDTEVLLQLLSLRGALAVPSLRGMFAFAWWDEPTRRLTLARDPLGIKPLYVARNPDRGPDAAWSLAFASEVRALLASGLLGKPRLDPVAAACYLWNGFIPGPVTAVQGVESLRPGAVRIVDAGGKTIQSDRCWSIPRPDPGSGSANGSHEAIDHSLSEALRDSIGLHLVSDVPLGVFLSSGVDSGAVANLAQRSSDRPLQTFTLAFEEGELSEAPFSRAIAKAIGSEHHEVVLSESRFVADLPRALDAIDQPTFDALNTYFMATAVREAGLTVALVGTGGDELFGGYDSFRVLPTLCQWSRRSRGVPPRLKELAASIVSSAKGARRRGPIPPQTRWAKLPEMAAAGEDLLRLYQLSYALFLPDLQGRLMPDAPGGTALQHGLPAVLADELADEIRSRDVLDTISVLEHRCFLGERLLRDSDAAGMAPSLEIRLPLVDSVLAEHVFRMPTDSRYNPIGRKMALRRSGLVGLDPALFDRPKRGFELPLNRWIDQSLGDEIDTLMRDHSAASAIGLDGPTVELLWDGYRSGAPGLYWSRVWSIYVLLRWCHTHGVLS